The DNA segment TATGATATGATTTTTCTCACCgggtccctcactagagggccggatgtacggtatatatgtacgatgatatgatgacacgattatgatttgattttacTTTCCGATATATGtctatgcatgataaatgttttgaaaggcaagtCTTCCGATttctctgtactctttacttcagtatgatcccgcttattgtatttcatgctttacatactcagtacatattccgtactgaccccctttcttcggggggctgcgtttcatgcgcgcggtataCCCGAGGtgagtgaagatattagtagaagatgttccggcgggattggcgagctccgatTTCTTCgggtctttgccgagtcaaagcattatgttacgacagtttgttctatgttagagactttgcaaacaGTGTCGTGGttataagatgtcagttgtgtaagcggctatgtaagccgatgtatcattacgcattgtattaaaagtttcatatgttacagattttctttgattcaagaaaggcaAAAAAGCATGTTATTCTTCGGAAGATTtacgttatgtatttgtgtcatgatttgagagtcagcgtgattacgagtattatgtgagtcagcgggttcgctcggccctaaataagggtcgggtgcccatcacgccctaacagaaattaggtgTGACATGGGTATTCATGGATTATGGACAGGTTCATGACAATCGtaatgatatacaagaatacAATTATCTATAACATGATTGAGTAtgataatacatatatttaattaacttgtatCTGAGGTATTTCATGAACTGAAGCATAATTCTCTAACTCGGAGGAGAAATAGGGTTTCATGAATTAacatggcgtggggaagaacaatatTGTTCCTACGCGTTGATaaaaagccctacatacctatAATCACTCAAATCTAATGAGCTATACTACTTCTCTGATGAAGAAtggcaaaaccctagctttgaattgcttgagaaggatttaccttggaaatcctatgttttggttgaagaatcatgttacTAATCATGAATTAGTGTTGAAATTGCTTAGGAATTATTAGATTTATCCTACCTTGACATTggaggatgaggagaggagaaAAATGGGTGCTTAGGGTCTTAGAACGAAGTTGGAACGtcaaaaatgacataaaatcaTCTAAGGTCACTTTTATAGGCCTGGGGCGAAGTATGATATGACCCAAATTGGCATAAGCCCCTCAAGACCTTTCACACATAGCCAAGTAAAGGAGCTCCAAGTACTCCCAGCCATGTTCATGAGAAGAGGAACGTTGGAAAAGCTTGAGGAGAGGATTTTAAGAGTCTACAACATCTGGGAGATAGCTTGGGAGGATCTTGAATAGGCCACTTCAAAAAGTGGCTAGGAGCGCAAAGTGGCTAGAAATGCAATTCATGGCTAAAAGATGCAAATCTTGGTCTAGAATTCAATTCAAGAGTTTTGCAGAAGGGGATAGAAATACCAGATTTTTCCATAGTCTGGTCAAGGGAAGAAGGAAGAGGAATcttaaaagaagattaaaaatGCTAATGGATCATGGTTGACAAATGTGGAAGAGATTGCTGCAGAAGTTATTTCCTTTTATCTGAAACAGTTCACACAGGAAGCTGATCAGACTGATTCACCTTTGTTTAATCATATTCCATCACTGGTTtctcaagaagaaaataaaatgctTTGTGTAGTACCTACTTTGGAGTAGGTGAAGAAGGCGCTTTTTTGAGTTATCAGGAAATAGTGCCAGTGGTCCAGAGTGTTTAAATGGTTTCTTTTACCACTCATGTTAGGATATTGTTGTTGCTGATGTGTAAAGTGTTGTGAAAACCTTTTGAGATGGCCATACACTTCTAAAGGAAATCACACACACTAATCTAGTCTTGCTACCAAAGAAGAATGAGGTGGAGACATTTTCAGACATGAGGCCTATTAGTCTTAGTAATTTCATTAACAAAGTCCTTTCCGTGGTAATTCATGATAAATTGGAGGCTATCCTTCGAAAGTTGTTTTATCCAAACCCATCTGGATTTGTAAAGGGTAGAAATATCATAGAGAATGTGTTGTTGACACAGGAGATTGTTTCAGATATCAGGTTGAGGGGAAAACCTACTAATGTTATACTTAAAATTGACATGACCAAGGCTTATGACATAGTGTCATGGTTATTTTTAACCAAGGTGCTAAGAAGGATGGGCTTTGTAGAAGTCTATATTGATATGATTTAGGGGTTGGTTTCTAATAACTGGTATTCTATACTCATCAATGGTCAGGCTTATGGTTTTTTCCATTCTTCTAGAAGGTTCAAACAAGATGATCCCCTATCTCCTGCACTTTTTATCCTGGCAGCTGAGGTTCTGTCAAGATCTCTTAATTCATTGTTTGATGATAAGGAATTCAAAGGTTTTGGAATGCCAAAATGGATCCCTCAGTTGAATCATCTTGCTTATGCCGATGATACTATCATCTTTTCATTTGCAGACAGTTCTTCTTTGAAACAGATTATAGAGACTTTGTAGAGTTATGAAAGCATTTCTGTCCAGTTGATCAATAAGAATAAGATTTCTTTCTATATGTACTATAAGGTGCCACAGATTGTAGTAAAAGAAGTGGAAAGTATCCTTTGGTTTTACCAGAGGGGATTTTCCTTTTGTATATCTTGGCTGCCCAATTACACATGCTAGGAAAAGGAAGGCTAACTACTACGAGTTGCTTAAAAAAGTGAGGGAAAAGCTGCATACATGGAAAGGGAAACTATTATCACCAGGTGGAAAATCAGTGTTGATTTCTAGTATTCTTCAAAGCATACCAATTCACCTGTTGTCTGCTTTGAAACCTCCTACATATGTTATCAAGGAGTTGcataaaattttcaataaatTCTTTTGGATTAACAAGGAAGATGGGAGATGCAGGCATTAGGCAGCATGGTTAAATATGTGTTATCCAAAGCATGAAGGGGGATTAGGATTTAGATCAATTTTTGATGTCTCTAAAGCTTTGGAAGCCAAGCTATGGTGGAGGTTCAGGACTTCAAATACACTTTGGTCCAATTTTATATGGATCAAGTACTGCAAGAAACAATATCCTCAATATGTGCAGTAGAAGGGTGGTTCTCAGAATTGGAAAATGATGCTTGATGCAAGAGACAATATTGAGCAGGAAATTTAGTGGGAAACCAGGTGTGGTACCGCAAATGTGTGGTATGATAACTGGATCAAGATTGGTGCTCTATATTATGTTCTTGATGAGATTGATGAATCAGTGGAGGATATTAAAGAACTAATGCTAGATGGAGGCTGGAATCTTATGAAACTACAACAGCTGTTTCCTGCTGATATTGTCTCTCATATCACTACTGAACTAGACTTTACAGAAGTGTAACAAGAATGGGACAAGTCTTGGTGGATGATGACTAGTAATGGCTTATTTTCTGTATCTAGTGCATGGGAACTATTGAGGCAAATAGGTCAATAATATCATGTtttcaagaatttgtggattAAAGGTTTCCTTTCAagatctctttctttctttggagaTTGTGGAAATTTAagattcttgtggatgaagttcTTACAAGCATAGGAATAAATGTGGTATCAAGGTGTTGTTATTGTAGAATTCATCATCAAGAAACTATTGACCACTTGTTTTTAAATGGAGAGCTAGCAGTTTTAGTATTGAAGGAGTTTAATTCTACAGGTGGTTTCAATATGAACTGTTTTCAGGTTTAGCAAGCTATAAGGATATGGTGGAATGCTTCATGTCACTATAAGTTGAAATCAGTATACAAAGAAGTCCCTTCTATTATTGTGTGGCAGATTTGGAAGTGGAGAAATAATGTGTTACATGGCGGTTCATGTTCCTTTTTCAAGTTGATACATGACATCAACTTGAATTTATATCTATTGTGCAaagctgtcacaccctaatttccgttagggcgtgatgggcacccgacccttatttagggccgagcgaacccgctaactcacataatactcacaATCACG comes from the Lycium ferocissimum isolate CSIRO_LF1 unplaced genomic scaffold, AGI_CSIRO_Lferr_CH_V1 ctg4098, whole genome shotgun sequence genome and includes:
- the LOC132044271 gene encoding uncharacterized protein LOC132044271, with translation MRPISLSNFINKVLSVVIHDKLEAILRKLFYPNPSGFVKGRNIIENVLLTQEIVSDIRLRGKPTNVILKIDMTKAYDIVSWLFLTKAYGFFHSSRRFKQDDPLSPALFILAAEVLSRSLNSLFDDKEFKGFGMPKWIPQLNHLAYADDTIIFSFADSSSLKQIIETLCGTANVWYDNWIKIGALYYVLDEIDESVEDIKELMLDGGWNLMKLQQLFPADIVSHITTELDFTEV